One window of the Montipora foliosa isolate CH-2021 chromosome 4, ASM3666993v2, whole genome shotgun sequence genome contains the following:
- the LOC137998867 gene encoding uncharacterized protein KIAA1958-like, giving the protein MASRFKDLDVSVEDFISEQENESTKKKTLQNVAVLQQFLASKNEERKLEEIPPEELNEYLSEFIITVRTKDKQEEYEPSSLRGFIASFERYLKKKNYGHSIIKDLQFEKTRKALSSKQKDLKRKGKGNKPNASVAISEDDIQVLYEKKLLGTERPEALLNTLWLNNTTQFGLRGCKEHRDMCWGDVKLKKTSTGVEFLEYGERQTKTRLGDDTNDVRPIAPKMFSLPNSDRCPVLTYKVFAEKRPTQMNFDEAPFYLAVNNIKTDSLDKKPWFKQSPVGVNKLNSIMKVMLEKAEINKPRLKNHSGRKTMMQTLVNEEIPPTDIIQLSGHRNLQSVNNYATVSEKQQMKMSPTLSAFTTGIVSKKDAPREESSCGSSSENNKMLVSQQRTEHTVTSSTCGQQQALQIFAGATISGGNIHVSINTLNKSPILPTSPKPKYQRYKRLLSSDSESD; this is encoded by the coding sequence atggcatcaagatttaaggatttagatgtgtctgtggaggatttcatctcagaacaagaaaacgaaagcactaaaaagaaaactttgcaaaatgtagccgtGCTGCAACAATTCCTAGCATCGAAAAACGAGGAACGAAAACTTGAAGAGATCCCTCCAGAGGAGCTGAATGAATATTTGAGCGAATTCATCATAACAGTCCGCACCAAAGACAAACAAGAAGAATACGAACCAAGCTCCCTTCGAGGATTCATTGCAAGCTTTGAGAGatatctcaaaaagaaaaattacggTCACAGCATCATCAAAGACCTGCAATTcgagaaaacaagaaaagctTTGTCATCCAAGCAGAAAGATTTGAAACGCAAAGGGAAAGGCAATAAACCAAATGCATCTGTCGCTATCAGTGAAGACGACATACAAGTTCTCTACGAGAAAAAACTTCTAGGAACTGAGAGACCTGAAGCTCTGCTGAACACACTCTGGTTGAATAACACAACTCAGTTCGGTCTTCGCGGCTGCAAAGAGCACAGGGACATGTGCTGGGGCGACGTGAAGCTCAAGAAAACATCAACTGGAGTGGAATTTCTTGAATACGGAGAACGACAAACAAAAACCCGCCTCGGAGATGACACGAACGATGTTAGGCCGATAGctccaaaaatgttttcacttcCAAATAGCGACAGATGTCCAGTGTTGACTTACAAGGTTTTCGCCGAAAAGAGACCGACTCAAATGAACTTTGACGAGGCGCCGTTTTATCTAGCGGTAAACAACATCAAGACAGACTCGCTCGACAAAAAGCCGTGGTTCAAACAGTCTCCTGTTGGTGTGAACAAACTCAATTCTATTATGAAGGTCATGTTAGAAAAAGCCGAAATTAATAAACCTCGACTTAAAAATCACAGTGGTAGAAAGACAATGATGCAAACCTTGGTGAACGAAGAAATCCCTCCCACTGACATAATTCAACTCTCAGGTCACAGAAATCTTCAAAGCGTTAACAACTACGCGACTGTTTCTGAAAAACAACAGATGAAAATGTCACCTACGCTTAGTGCATTTACCACTGGAATTGTTTCTAAAAAAGATGCCCCAAGAGAGGAAAGTTCGTGTGGAAGCTCAagtgaaaataacaaaatgCTTGTGAGCCAGCAGCGCACAGAACACACTGTCACGTCTTCCACTTGTGGTCAACAACAAGCGCTACAAATTTTCGCTGGAGCTACGATAAGCGGTGGAAACATTCATGTTTCGATCAACACACTCAACAAATCACCTATATTGCCGACAAGCCCGAAGCCTAAATATCAAAGGTACAAAAGACTCTTAAGTTCTGATTCTGAGTCCGACTAG